In Halodesulfovibrio marinisediminis DSM 17456, the sequence GTAGTTGGAGCAATACCAAATATTCCTTACACAGCGCACTCTATTACGCTTCAAAAAGGCGACATTCTGTTTGCATATACTGACGGCGTGACAGAAGCCATGAATAACGAAAAGAAACTATTCGGAGAAGATGCACTTAAAGAAGCATTTACACAAAGTGCCAATGCGCACAAAACCTCATTACCGTCTTCAATTATCGATGACATTAAAAATGCTGTTACTACTCATGCAGACGGGGCACCTCAATCAGATGACATTACAATGCTGTGCCTGCACTATAATCCCAAAGCAAACCAAGATTCTTAGCGTTTTTTACTATGAAACAGAATAATAAGCACGACGAACAAGCCCTTTTTGGGATGCTTACCAAGTTATGTGAAGAGGTTGCCTGGCAGAAAAAACAACAGTTTTCTACTGGTGAATCACAAGCTAACACACAAGAAAGAGAAGAAGCCCTCAATAAACTTTTCATGCTAACCCAGCAGTATGAGTTCCCAGAGCACATCCAAAGGTTGGCTGACGCTATCGGCCTTCTTTATGTTAGTTTGGAAATAAGTGAAATGCGTCATAAAGAATTGTTGACAACATTAAGACAACAAAACTTAGAACTTGAAACTGCCCTTAATAACATAGCTTCCAGCAGTAAATCTCTCAGCTCAATTAGAGAAGGAGCAACACAGGACTTCTTTGTTGCTTCAAGCCCTATTATGCAGGCAACAACCAACACAGCCTATGCTTTAGCTCCATACCCTATTAATGTTATGCTGTTAGGAAGCTCAGGAACAGGAAAAGAGGTCTTTGCAAAACTCATCCATAACGCATCACCTCGAAAAGATAAGCCGTTCATTGCGGTTAACTGTACGGCAATCCCAGACAGTCTGTTCGAAAGTGAAATGTTTGGTATTGATAAAGGCGTTGCAACAGGAGTTTCCAAACGGACAGGTTTCTTTGTCAGCGCAAACGAAGGGACTCTTTTTTTAGATGAAATAGGAGACATGAGCCTCTCCAACCAGTCCAAGTTATTACGTGCACTTGAATCCCGCGAAATTACTCCTGTCGGAAAATCACGGCCTATACCAATTGATATCCGCATTATCTCGGCAACGAATTGTGATTTAGAAAAGGCTGTTGCAGAAAAAAGGTTCAGAGAGGACCTGTATTACAGGCTTAACGTAGCAGAACTACAGCTACCCGACCTTTCCCTGCGTGGAGAAGATATTATTGAATTAGCTAACATTTTGCTGGCAAAACATTGTAGGCGCTTTAACAGGCCAACCCCCCAATTATCTGCTAAAGCAAAAAAGTTACTTTTGAACTATTCATGGCAAGGCAATGTTCGAGAACTGAACAACGAAATGGAGCGCGCTGCGGCACTTTTCACAGAAAAAGAAATCGTACCCACAAACTTTTCGCCACGACTGCAACAGCAGAAAAGTAAACACGTTTTAGGTGTTGGAACTGAAGAGATTGTGCACTGTACAACAGAAAAAAATGAACAGCGCATTGAAGATGAGGATTTTTCCCTTGCTGCCATGGAAGAGATAACTATAAAAAAAGCTCTCGAATACACTCAACACAATAAAAGCAAGGCTGCAAAGCTACTTGGTATCACAAGAGAAGGACTTCGTAAAAAATTACAGAGAATACACATTCCATAACGGTCATTATTTTTTGAAAAAAATCTGCAACACATTTTTTTCAGTTGGAGTTCGCTCATAATACTGCCTGTCCGTCATATGTTTAATAAGGTGGACGCCAAGTCCGCCTATTACTCGTTCCTCAACCCCAGCATCCAGATCTGGTTCTTTAGCTTCTTCTAAAGGATTGTATACCGGACCGTTATCTATAAATGTTAACTTCCATGTATTATCTTCATCTTCTACTGCTGAAAGTTCTATTTCAACAGTTTTATCCTCTGTATCTTTAACATGCATAGCAACATTGACAAACAGTTCTTCCGCAACAAGCTTAATTTTTGGAACTAAAACTACCTCCTCTTCTGTTAGAACATTTTCAATATATGAAAAAACTTTTGTAAGTTTTTCTACATCTGCAATCAGCTTCATATTTTATCCTTTGAATCTTCTAACGTTTAACAAACTCTTTGAGTTACATCCCTGCTTCCCAAAAGAATACTATCTATAACAATTGCTATACTAAAAAAATTTAAACTAGAAACAGAGAAAACCATCTCTAGACAAAACAAATCGAGAGGAAGCCGCCCACGGTCTCTATTTCCAATAAAAAGGTATAAAATAACACATCAACAGGCAGGAATAGCGCGAACAGTAAAGCCCCCTATTAACTTTTAGTTCACCGCTAAATATTTATTACTTACACTTTTAACAACTACGAATAACGTACCTGTTACAGGGAAAAGTGTCTCAGCCTGCCCACTGGCAACTTTAGTGGCGGCTCTGAAGTCAATAAGAGGAATTTGTTGGCTGTTCTTTTCGGAGGATTAATAGAAAAATATTCACCTGCTTTAATGATGTGATTGCCAAGAATACCAACAGACAAAAAATTTATATTTAATTTTAAAATGTTAAAGACTAAACCCCCTTGCAATATCCTTCAGATTTTCTTCTATCTTCATTTCCATGGCATGCTTTCTATCAAAATACAATGCATATATCATGCCACCGCTGAGTCATATTCTGACACCCACTTATATAGCAAAATACTTTCTTCTTTTCTCCGAGAAGTCGAACAGACACCCTATTTTGATATCACCATGCATCATATCGATGCATGACATACTTCCTTCACAGAACACACTAAACAATTTACTCAGATGACTTGAAATTTCATTTCAATACCCGGCTAAAGAAGCCCACCGTTTTTTAACGATGTCGCAATCGATTTCCACGGTAAACGACCTCTTTCCTTCCCCCCCCCCACTCATCACTTTTAATCATCGCGCAAAGCCTTATTTCTTGAACCTTGGAAGGCTCGTCACCATGAGCACTCAGCGTCCGACACCAACGACACAGCATAGGTTTGCAAACTCCAAAGTTAAAACTGGTTAATGAAGCTTTTCGCTTAACATAACAACATTCTTTTGAACTCAGCACCGCATGCTTTGCACTCTCAAACACTCACTTTCGCCTCCTGTTTCATTCTGGTTGAATAGCGTGATTGTGCATTTTAAATGCCTGCGGCAAGATCACCAAAAAGTTTGTCACTCTTGCCAACAAATTTGCCAGAAAAAAGAAAAAACAAGCACCTTTCTCTTGGAAAAGCATCAAGTATGGCACCAAATAAACTGAGAATCTAACCAAACCCCTTCAGTTCAATCTAACTACCATGCCGTAATGTCTATCTTTTTATAACCTCATTCCACCCGAGCAGAATACTTGGCGCTTACCATACAAAGGCTGGCATCTTACTTGCTAAGTTTTATATAAATAATATGAAAATCATCACCACTAAACAGTGGTGATCAAGAACACGTACCTGCCAGGAGGTTCCATGCTGGAAGCAAACAATTTAGTTGCCATGTTCGGTAAAAAAATCGGTATTGATGAGCTAATCTTAGACGAGAGCAATTCTTGCACACTGACCTTTGATGGAATTGCCATTACTATTGAATATCTCGAAGAAAAAGATACTTTTTATATCTACAGTAAGGTAGCAGACCTTCCAGAAGAGCAAGAACGACTTGCTGTTTATGAATTTATTTTGGAACAAAATTGTTTCTATAAAGGCACTGGCGGCGGGGCTCTGGGAATTGAGAAATCTTTTAACTCGATAATTCACACAACATTATTCCCGATACAAAGCGCATCCGAAAATGCTGCGACTCGCTTTGACGCCCTTATTTCCATGCATGTCAACACTGTTGAAGCGATGCAATCTGCCTTAAAGAACTTACTGATTGCAAACGAGCCTGAAACTATTGCAAACGACAACCTCATCAACACTGCTATACGCATTTAATATAAACGAGAATATCGATGAATATCAATTCATTATCTTCTATGGCAACCTCACTTCAGCAGGTTGGCAAAGAACACTTGACCCTTCAAGATGGCTCTCTTACTCCGAAAACAAGCTCTCTTGGCGGACGTATTTTAAACTGGATTCGTTCACGAAAACCAGAAGGGAAGTCCCCTAACCTAGCGGTAGCCTCACGACTGCTTAATACCATGCAGTCAACAGATGGAATAACTGACGCACAAAAATCCTATGCTGAAAAACTGTTACATAAAGCGCTGGAGTCAGGCAGACCAATTTCAGGCAGAGAGGCCGCAAAAACTATACGAGAGTTTGTTAGCATTAAAACAAGTGAAGACTCCTACGCTAAAGAATCGCGTATGATTAATGCTCAAGGCTTAACAAAACATATGCTCTCTGGAACACCGTCCAAATTTGACGCATGCGTTAACTCGCAGGCAGAACGCTTTGGCCTATCCAAAGACCAGCTTACAGGCGAAGAAGTTTCAAAAATGAAACAACAATTTGAAACCCACTTGCTCCAAAAAGCCGCAATGTCGGATCATTCTCTTAGTGAAAAAGAAGGCTCAGAGTTGGGAGATGAAGTATGTCGTATGGCCATACTTGGCAAAACACAGGCAGCAATCACCTCTCAAGCAAAACTCGTAACATCACATAACTCAATGGATGACCCACTACCGAACTTACTATTTCAAGAAGCAACAAAACGTGGCCTTGACGTACCGGTTCGCTTAGACCTTATGGAAGGACTCTCCAAAAGCATTGAAGACAAATTATTTAATGCCTGCCTACTGAAGGAACCCTGTCAGCAGCCTACTTTTGAAAAAGCGTCAGAAATCGCATTAAAAGTTGTGAACAAGCATCTGGACTGCATGCAAACTATCCAAGAATCAGACTTAGGATCTGAACAAAAAATGTTTGCCATGCTCGCTGTTAGCTCTTCCAAGACTTCCTTTACAAAAGGTATGACAGAAGGCATGTGTTCTGCCATACCACAAGCTACTGACTTTATATTGCAAATGCAGGACAGCAGTCTTTCTGACAACCCAGAACAGGTTAAAAATGCATGCGAAAACTATTTCCACGCAATGAAACAGTCCACGGACGTAAATGACGAGGAATTGCGAGAAGGTATTGCAGGAGGCCCTGAAGCTTCAGCTGTTCGCACCGCTATTGGCTTAACCGCATTAGCTACTTGTTCTGGCATTCAGCTTGGAGAAGGTGAAAAAGACATTGAACGTTCAGAGAACATGTACAATGCCTTAACTAACCCAGGTGCTCCCCTTGCCGGGTTCATGTATGACACCCAGCAAGCGCAAGGCAATGGAGCAGGGCCTGAAAACGTGCGAATGCAACACTACCTTGCGTCAGTACTCAGCCCGCTAGCCGAGGAGGGTAAAGTAGTAGAAACCCTCCTGCCACTTCCACTTTGCTTAGGAAATCTAAGCTATGCACAGATAAAACAGAGGGGAGCTGAAGAACATCAACTCCCACCTTCCCAGCTGCAAACTTTAAAACAAAACGTTGAAGCTCGTTTTCTTCCATCAGTAGATAATGAAAAAACTTATTCCCCAGCCAACTCTCCTGTAACTCTATCACCAGAAACAACAAAGAAATATGAGGCTTTTGGCGAACAATTTATGAAAGACTTCCTCCGTACAGGCGTGACTATCGATGGCGAACATATTGGTGCTTGTGGCACAAACGACTCTAAGGCGATTGAGGAGGAAGTTAACAAACTTATCTCAAAATTCCCTAGTATTGAAGAAGCTGCTAAGATTTGTAGTCCATTACACCAAGGTTGTATGGCAGATGTTATGACCTCAGCTTTTAAAATGCCAGAATTGACACAAACTGCAGTTAGCCGAATACATATCAAAGATCGCGTAGAGGCCCATCACATTTCTATCAAAAGCCATGGCGGTGGAGAATACACAGCTAGTATGGATTACGCAAAGCATGGCGAAAAAATTGATGACCCTGAAACACGGTTAGGGGAAAATGTACTCTTGAGCTATCAAATTAGCACTAAAGAAGATCAACAACACGCCAGCTTCGCTCTGGCGGACTTGGATATACGCTACAGTAAAGCTAGTTTCTAAATTATTCGCCTTGAATCGTATCTGTTATATTCACGCATACGATTCTGACTGACAGTGCAACATCTTCGAGCATCAAAGCCAACTTGTTGTTTATGAAGATTTATACAAGAGTTTCACTTGGTAGCGACCTGATAAAACACATTTAAACTTGTCTTATCAAGGCACCAGTAGATCTGCACAGAATCCGCTGGTGCCTAACTTTTATCTTGTCATGTTTGATGGTGCAGTTGCTTAAGATAATAAATCCCCGGCTGAAAGCAGCATGCCATAGCTTTCAGCCTCTAAAATTGGCGGTTTAAGATACCCTGAGCACTTTATTGGCGGTTTTAAATAACATAACACAAACAATACTCAGCAAAATAAGACAGTTACACTTTGGTTCGCAAAATGCATAGAACTCATAGCATAACAACTAGTACAACGTATTTTTTTTAAAATAATCACAAAAGAGAAGACCCAAAAGGGTGTTTTGTGCAGGAGATCTATATGCAAAGTAAGTTTGTTGAAATGCTTAAACGCTTTGGAAACAGTGTTGACCTTGAAGGCTTTGAACCAAGTGATACTGGAGCCTGCTCGTTAGTATTTGATGGCATTATTGTTAACTTGGAACTGCGAAAAAAGACCGGTCTCCTTTTTATCTACAGCACCCTTGGCTTCTTGCCGGATAGTGGAAGGGAATCTTTGTATCGCTCACTTCTTGCTGCCAATGTTTTTTTTGAAAAAACGCAAGGGGCAACCCTTGGAATCGATGAAAATTCAGATGTAGTGATACTTCAATATCAAGTGCCGTTTCTATCATTAGATGACGAGAGTTTTTATTTAACGATAGAGAACTTTGTAAATGTCGCTGATCTGTGGGTAACTCGCCTCGAAAAAATAGCACAAGAAGACGTTAACGATAGTGCTGCTGAGTCCACAACACCAGATATGCCTATTGTCGGAATCAAAATATAAGTCACAATTTCTATTCAATCAGTCTGCTCTGTTGCGAGGAACAAACGTCGCAATACAATGTCTGTAACTGCTCACTCCTTGTTGAAATCATTTAAGATGGAGATTCAACTAATGGTACACGTTAATTCTACTCCTTCTGTTGCTGTCCCTCAATATCAAGAGGCTATTCAGAGCTCTTCTACAAATGGGACTAGCACCCCTGCTTCCTCCGCTGCTCCGCATGTGAACTCTAAAGACACACTGCACGCTCATGAGGCCTCTCATTCTCTTCTAAGAAGTATTTCTGATCGTAAAATAAGCTTCCTTCAAGCAGGTGGTGTGTCTCTTTCGCCAAAAGATATTATACAGGATAGCTTTGAATCACCTAATGGCACCCCGTACCTACTTTTAAAAAACAGTCAAAAGGGTTGTGACATCCTTAAGGCAACAAGCAATGATGGGCTAAAATATACTCTTAGCCATGTTGCTACTGTAAACGCCGATACAAAAAAATTTGTAATGCAACCAAATGGTAGTGTCCTTACTTATTCCGGCGGAAACTCACTCCACATTTTCAGTTCTGACAATCCAGAACAAGAAACTGGCTCTATCCGACTTCCCGAAAAAATTAATTCTATAGCTAGCATGTCGTTAGATAGAGAGAATAATCTTTGGGTTTCGGACAAGTCAGGCAAAATATACCATTATGACGATTCTAAGAACGATTGGACGAATGTTCCTTCCGGCGGAAATAATTTTGATTCCAACTCCAAGTGTACCGCAAATGGAAAAGTGGCCTTTTTAAACAAGAACGGTGTTTGGAAGGAGTATATCCCCTCCCGCCATCAATGGAAGCCGGTTAATGTTTCCATCCAGCATAGTGGTTTCAAAGAAGCGATGCAGGCAAAAGGAGCGCTGGATGTCGCTGTTTCTGGAGACGCAAACTATGCCATACTCAAAAATGACAAAGTAGAAATTGTTGCTTCCGGAGATAAAAAAACAATTCCATTTTCACACACTGCTTCACCTAAACAAATTGCGATTGATAACAAAGGTCGTTTGTGGGTGTTATGCAACGATGGACAAGCATTCTTTAAAAATCCGAAAGATGAGAAATGGAGCGAGCTTCCACAATCTGAGAAATATAGTGAACTGCACATGATGATAAAGGGGAAAGCAGCCTTTAAAACAACTAGAGACAGATGGTTTACTCACCCCAAGACAAAGTCAAAAATGAAAGAAGTTGCTACTGATGAGCTTGTCCAAAAAAACTCAGATAAAAACATTTTTTCATTAAATAAGCGGAGACGACTTGTTTTCACGAACACCCACATTTTCAAAGGACACTTTCCGCATACTGAAAGAATGCAAAGTAAGGATGGAAGAAATCCCCTTACACGTTTTTTATTTGGAAAATATTTAGCGCCAGCAAAGCAAGATGGATATATAGAAGAGCAACATTCTGCTAAAAAACTATCATCCAGAGTTGTAAAAGAGAAAACACAAAAGAATGTTGTTGCAGCGTATAAAACAATTCAAAAAGATCTTGAACAGCTATTCACGACAAAAGATCAACCGTTTTTAATCCAAAAAGGATTATTACGCGGTGCTGGGCATGCTCTTAACACTGTTCATGCTCTTAACAAAGACTCAGAAGCGACATGTCGTTTACTTCTTAAAGAAAATGGACTGCTCGATGAAGATGGTAACATTAAACCGTTAGATACAAGCTCCGTAAATGAGGCTTCATCTAAAGATAAAATTTCCCAGTTGTGGCGAAACCAACTAAAGCTAAGATATTCTTCTTTTGAAATGGAGCAGAATATTGCCGCTCCCGAAAATGTTTCAGAACGTGTTGTAGATGCACTGAAAGTGTTACTGGCGTCTGGAGTACAGGTTTCCAAAAAAGATAACACCTCTGCTTTGGTCGCAAGACTTTTTGCTAACCAAAAAGCCATTTGTACCATTGCGCAGCAGGCTGTAAAACAACAAAAGTCTCTAACTTCATACCTTGCCGAACACAAAGATTTGTCTCAGGAACAAATAACATCACTGGCAACTACAAGAAGTGAGCTGATAGATTCAGCGACAAGAGATATTATGTTCGCGCATAATAAATCTTCACTTGTTGTCGGAACAAATTCAATTGTTCAAGGAGTGCAAGGAAGAGATAGAGTTGCGCATGCAGCTTCTTACTGGAGTAAAGTCTTTTCTTCTGAAGACATGATAAAAACTAGAGGCCGCTTTGCACATGGTTTGAATACTAACTACCGATCATTTCGTGAAGCAGCTAAGGATATAGTATATAATCTTGAGCCAGGGAGCTCTATTACTTTTGGGACCTCCCGCGAACACAAAGTAGGAACCTTTTTCGTTATTAACGCCATCGGGACTTCTATTTCCGGCGTTGCAGTCGGGGTATGTCCAGAGGCATATGGAAGCCATATGCACGGAAATTCGGTTACCGTAACCAAAGAGGAATCCGGACTTCGATTCTCCTTTGCATCAGAAAAGAATAACGGTGCCCATGGGGTGTTATGGGCTGGTGCTGCTGTCGGAGTTGCTGTACCGGGCGTCAACCTTGGCGCTGGAGCAGCTATTGGTGCAGAAATTCACTATGACCAGACGATATCGAACCAAACATATAGTAGTGATTTTTTCTTTCCACATGAGGCGTCGACCTCTTCATGGAAGGTACTTGATAAGTTCCTTGGTGGAGAGTTGACGATGCAAAGCTTAGAGAAGTTGAGCAACGAATCTACATCGGACAACAGTACCCATGAAGTCGAATCACTAGAGTTCGGTGCTGCCGCTGTCTTAAAGGCTGGTATTCAAAATGTCAGACTAGGTCTTACTCCAGCAATATTCACTGAAATTACCTCACACGAAGACGTTAAGCATAACATTGTAGACGCATCAGGCGCACATCACCGCACTGAAAACATTCATAAAGACCATTACTTTTCTCAAACTAATTTGGGAATAGGCTTTAGAACCCCTGACATTGGTGTCCCGGGGTACATTTCCCCTACTGATAGTTTTAGTGCGGGGGATACAGCGATGAAACCAGCGTTGGGTGTTAGCTATGCTCTAAAAACAAAACGCTTAGAAGACGTTTCGTATACATTCGACGAGATTTCACAAAAACCCACCGATGCGAAATGTAATGTTAACCTTGATACCATGAAAATAATAAAGCGGAGGCGCTTAAAAGAACTGGCCAAAGAAATTAGTGGCGGAGATCAAAAAGGTTACAAACAAACAAAGGAGCTGCTGGAAAAATTCTTAAGGCACCGCGATCCCATTATTATTACATATGGCCTTTCGGACATTGGTAAGAAAAAGCTCGAAAACTTCGATCCCAAAGTACATACCAATATTAGCAAATATTTCGAAAAGCTGTTTCATGAAAAAGAGAACAGACAAGTGTTATCTGTTTCACAAAACAGACACAAATCCTTTGGAAATACATTGGGTTTTAACGCATTGGTATACGACTATTCCCGAACAGACTCCTTCGGGATATCAAGCCCACTTGGAAAGGTAGAATTTTACCTAGATAAAGACATAAACATAGAGCCCCGTTGTTCAGGGCCGCTTTTTGAATCTTCAAATGTAAAGTTCTCTCCACCCCCTAAGTCGGAAGAAGTATTTCGCCTTGTAGGTAAACCTATTGCAGATTCTTTAACAAGTTATACTCCGCCAACTGACCCGAATATAGAAAAAAGCGTGTCTATGCACAGTGAGTATGAAAACATTCATAACACATATAACAAGTTGCTTGATGATCATACAAACATGCTGATGGCGGAAAATGTCAGCCCCCAAAGTATTGAACATTTCGAGCAAGAAATGGCGGATGCCTTTTATAGCCAAGATGAGTCTTTATTCGTTCAAAAAATGAATAATGCAACTTCTCTTCTTCCGCAGGAGCTAACTTCTTCGAGTGTTTTTACAGAAAGTTTTCTAAACCTATATGGGCAATCTAGAGAGGTTATGGGGCACATTACCGAATTAGAGAATCAGCCCCCCCAGAATAGGCAAGAGCTTACTTTTCTAAATGGAAAAGTTGTGGTTGACGGACATTATGTACCTCTCAAAATATTAAACGAGGCTTTATCTCGTTCCCCATATGCAAATAATATTCGTCAAGCCATACGAGGACAAGCAAGCGCAACTATGAATGTTGCGGAACTGTTCACTCAAGATGAATTGAAAAAGATTTCGACTAGCCCAAATGTGCCACAGGATGCCACCCCGCTTCCGGAACAAAACAGCTTGCACTCGTTAAACTCTTTGCCAGACATCTTAGTCTCATTTTTACCGGAAGAACTGGAACAGCAAAACTTAACCGCAACTCAGCAATATATTTTGGAAGATTATTTTCCAGGACAAACAGCAGGCGTTGCGTATGACAAGGCTCGCAGTGTTTCTGAAATATTCAGTAATATAGATGTGTATCCAGCCCCAGCGTATAATCTTGCCGCATCCTTACTGGCCTCTACCCTTGTAAAACAAGGGTTACCTTCAGAAACAGCCCAGCAGTTGGAGAATAACTTTAGAAACGCGCTAGGTTCAACAGATCATGATAACTTCAATAAATGTGTAGCCGAAGTTATAGACGTTATCCCCAGTGCATCCAAAGAATTGGATATGAATCCTGATGTCGATGGGCTAATTTCTATTATGCGCCATGCAATAGACTCACCACAAAAAGTTGCTGCAGTGTAGGAATACATATA encodes:
- a CDS encoding sigma 54-interacting transcriptional regulator, producing MKQNNKHDEQALFGMLTKLCEEVAWQKKQQFSTGESQANTQEREEALNKLFMLTQQYEFPEHIQRLADAIGLLYVSLEISEMRHKELLTTLRQQNLELETALNNIASSSKSLSSIREGATQDFFVASSPIMQATTNTAYALAPYPINVMLLGSSGTGKEVFAKLIHNASPRKDKPFIAVNCTAIPDSLFESEMFGIDKGVATGVSKRTGFFVSANEGTLFLDEIGDMSLSNQSKLLRALESREITPVGKSRPIPIDIRIISATNCDLEKAVAEKRFREDLYYRLNVAELQLPDLSLRGEDIIELANILLAKHCRRFNRPTPQLSAKAKKLLLNYSWQGNVRELNNEMERAAALFTEKEIVPTNFSPRLQQQKSKHVLGVGTEEIVHCTTEKNEQRIEDEDFSLAAMEEITIKKALEYTQHNKSKAAKLLGITREGLRKKLQRIHIP
- a CDS encoding ATP-binding protein → MKLIADVEKLTKVFSYIENVLTEEEVVLVPKIKLVAEELFVNVAMHVKDTEDKTVEIELSAVEDEDNTWKLTFIDNGPVYNPLEEAKEPDLDAGVEERVIGGLGVHLIKHMTDRQYYERTPTEKNVLQIFFKK
- a CDS encoding CesT family type III secretion system chaperone gives rise to the protein MLEANNLVAMFGKKIGIDELILDESNSCTLTFDGIAITIEYLEEKDTFYIYSKVADLPEEQERLAVYEFILEQNCFYKGTGGGALGIEKSFNSIIHTTLFPIQSASENAATRFDALISMHVNTVEAMQSALKNLLIANEPETIANDNLINTAIRI
- a CDS encoding type III secretion system chaperone, with the translated sequence MQSKFVEMLKRFGNSVDLEGFEPSDTGACSLVFDGIIVNLELRKKTGLLFIYSTLGFLPDSGRESLYRSLLAANVFFEKTQGATLGIDENSDVVILQYQVPFLSLDDESFYLTIENFVNVADLWVTRLEKIAQEDVNDSAAESTTPDMPIVGIKI